In one Pasteuria penetrans genomic region, the following are encoded:
- a CDS encoding penicillin-binding transpeptidase domain-containing protein: MQSLVPRVRIWTCMMGVVLVFMVVRLFFLQLYPHEIEIFSHSLTGNGLSRKYFVRLESDRGKILDRRGRTLSGERWPHVLVFPQSSAHLEHYAKQLDQLAAWTGISPTDLRRRLSTLSRPALLKTHDGVTTWKVPPLLRSKITQLGIPGVRVLWFEDRPSTPNQTLLGHIQRWNKGGENHAGGESGLERSFDSLLRGRYERWLEYTSDVRGRPLNGTTRVREKVSYGPGYHVLTTLDGSIQRMAEQTLLTLQVEDGALVVQDIETGDLLAVASRAPYEKPGHRSLMATPLGSLYHTILTLSALQGGWLVPDTLVECSTEVPQKKGGLWDGDRTTFADAYLRSCESTFSNLAIRMGEEQLVNDSYQLGLGQTLLSYGITGAGYTVPCQVGEEEAGVVSVKLGNERESPPLLSNSPGQSILVTPLQAVQLVTALHHRGVPPRPRLVQAIWDQQGGIVTSIPQKKMASKKLSARTVQTVQSLMRNAVVRGREAPWLISSPWPLAGRMGTAIADQYSRYHQWMIGFGPLSKPRYAVAILVRYTYSAHDPRAVLLFRSIMNQLSVMGDQFPPSG, encoded by the coding sequence TTGCAATCATTAGTTCCACGTGTGCGGATATGGACTTGTATGATGGGGGTTGTTCTCGTTTTCATGGTAGTCCGTTTGTTTTTCCTGCAGCTTTATCCTCATGAAATCGAAATTTTCTCTCATTCATTAACTGGTAATGGGTTATCTAGAAAGTATTTCGTGCGTCTTGAAAGCGATCGCGGAAAAATCCTGGATCGAAGGGGACGTACGTTGTCGGGTGAGAGATGGCCCCATGTTTTGGTTTTTCCACAATCATCGGCCCACCTTGAGCACTATGCAAAACAATTGGATCAGTTGGCCGCTTGGACGGGTATATCACCAACTGACTTACGTAGGCGTTTGTCAACCCTTTCACGTCCTGCCCTATTGAAGACCCATGATGGTGTGACAACATGGAAGGTTCCGCCCCTCTTACGGTCCAAAATTACACAATTGGGTATACCCGGTGTACGTGTGTTGTGGTTTGAAGATCGTCCATCTACCCCCAATCAAACCCTATTGGGGCATATCCAACGTTGGAACAAGGGGGGGGAGAATCATGCAGGTGGGGAATCAGGATTGGAGAGGTCTTTTGACTCCCTGTTGCGGGGTCGTTATGAGCGTTGGTTGGAGTACACTTCCGATGTACGTGGACGCCCCCTCAATGGAACTACGAGAGTGAGGGAAAAGGTTTCCTATGGTCCCGGGTATCATGTTCTGACAACTTTGGATGGTTCCATCCAGCGAATGGCTGAGCAAACCTTATTGACGCTGCAGGTGGAGGACGGCGCCCTAGTGGTACAGGATATTGAGACTGGTGATCTGTTGGCGGTAGCCAGCCGTGCCCCCTATGAAAAGCCGGGACATCGATCCCTGATGGCAACTCCTTTAGGTTCCCTCTATCATACGATTCTTACCCTATCAGCTCTGCAAGGGGGATGGTTGGTTCCGGACACTCTTGTGGAGTGTTCAACTGAGGTTCCGCAAAAGAAGGGTGGTTTATGGGATGGGGATAGGACTACATTCGCCGATGCTTATCTTCGTTCTTGTGAGTCAACTTTCTCAAATCTAGCTATACGCATGGGAGAAGAACAGTTGGTGAACGATAGTTACCAATTGGGTTTAGGGCAGACCTTACTCTCCTATGGGATCACAGGTGCTGGATACACGGTTCCCTGCCAAGTGGGGGAGGAAGAAGCGGGGGTTGTTTCTGTAAAATTAGGCAATGAACGGGAATCCCCCCCCTTGTTGTCGAATTCCCCTGGTCAGAGTATTCTTGTAACCCCTTTGCAGGCTGTACAGCTAGTTACGGCTTTGCATCATCGGGGGGTACCACCTAGGCCTCGCCTTGTGCAAGCCATATGGGACCAGCAGGGGGGTATTGTTACCTCGATTCCCCAGAAGAAGATGGCTTCAAAAAAATTATCCGCCAGGACTGTGCAGACGGTTCAATCGTTGATGCGTAATGCGGTAGTCCGTGGTAGGGAAGCCCCTTGGCTTATCTCGTCCCCCTGGCCCTTAGCAGGTAGGATGGGTACAGCCATTGCAGACCAATATTCCCGATATCACCAATGGATGATAGGTTTCGGTCCCTTATCAAAACCGCGTTATGCGGTTGCTATTTTGGTTCGATACACTTACTCAGCCCATGATCCACGTGCTGTTCTCCTATTTCGTTCCATTATGAATCAACTCTCTGTGATGGGGGATCAATTTCCCCCATCGGGATGA
- a CDS encoding undecaprenyl-diphosphate phosphatase translates to MLGDGGISQLWVGFILGIVEGLTEFIPVSSTGHMILVSEKILHFKGEQAKTFEVVIQIGAGLAVVLAYRNRFFHLARSVWKQSIKTTKDPVSKGDRNLSIGHLIIACLPAALIGLFLHSQIKELFTSRVVAVGVLLGAILMLGAEFPFRKQATSTQSLDAITYSQALWVGLFQCLSLWPGFSRSGSTIAGGLLTGMNHKTAASFSFLVSVPILTGASILDFYKSWDTLHWDDWPLFAAGFITSFVVAIAVINFFLRLLPKTKLWPFVLYRFVLFVVILLFMS, encoded by the coding sequence TTGTTAGGAGATGGGGGAATCTCGCAATTATGGGTTGGCTTCATACTAGGCATTGTGGAGGGGCTTACGGAATTTATCCCTGTTTCCTCCACAGGGCATATGATTTTAGTATCCGAAAAAATCCTCCACTTTAAGGGGGAACAGGCTAAAACCTTCGAGGTTGTCATACAAATAGGGGCTGGTCTAGCGGTGGTCCTCGCCTATCGCAATCGATTTTTTCACTTAGCTAGATCGGTCTGGAAACAATCCATAAAAACAACGAAGGACCCCGTATCCAAGGGTGATCGCAATCTGAGCATTGGGCACCTAATCATTGCCTGCCTTCCAGCTGCTCTGATCGGACTCTTCCTTCATAGCCAAATCAAAGAGCTTTTCACCTCCCGAGTGGTAGCTGTGGGTGTCCTCCTTGGAGCCATCCTCATGTTAGGGGCGGAATTTCCGTTCCGCAAGCAAGCAACATCCACACAATCTCTAGATGCCATTACCTATTCGCAGGCCCTATGGGTGGGACTCTTTCAGTGTCTTTCTCTTTGGCCAGGGTTTTCGCGCTCCGGGTCTACAATTGCAGGTGGTCTGCTCACTGGCATGAATCACAAAACAGCGGCGTCCTTTTCATTCCTAGTTTCCGTGCCTATTCTGACTGGGGCTAGTATTCTAGACTTCTATAAAAGCTGGGATACCCTCCATTGGGACGATTGGCCCCTTTTTGCCGCTGGATTTATAACATCTTTTGTTGTAGCCATAGCGGTCATAAATTTTTTTCTGCGTCTATTGCCGAAAACAAAACTATGGCCCTTTGTCCTTTACCGCTTCGTATTGTTTGTTGTCATCCTCCTCTTCATGAGTTAG